Genomic segment of Zingiber officinale cultivar Zhangliang chromosome 11B, Zo_v1.1, whole genome shotgun sequence:
TATCTGAGAGAGGACGACGAGGCGAATGGAGGCGTAGAACAGTGAACCGCATCGACCGGACGAGTCGTGCATGATTGACGCATCCGAATGGACCGGGCCTAGCTTCGGAGGGGCCGGCCCAGGCCCAAATGGAAGCAGAGCAAGTAATTCACTATTTGATTGTATgacaaataataaattttatgatATATAAGTTAAATTcacctatttttaaaatttgtttactCAATAAATATCATAGGATATGCCTTTCAGTGTAAAGTTAGAGAACAATAAGGCAACTAGAGACATCGAAAATATGGCTAAACAAATACCGAAAACAAGATTAGTATGGTTCGATGTAGGCACTACAAGCTTGTAGTAGAATCTAATCGATCGACTAGGTCTGAAACGAGATGCATCCACCAAAGTACCGGCGAAAAATTACACCTCTAACAACAACAAAATTAAAGCATGCACCTGTTTTCGATACACTAGCACACACAGCATTCAAATCTTCGGGGCAAAAGACATGATAAGCCTTTCTGAAGTAAACACGATATATAAGGAGTAATGAAGTAGATGTTACCTATGTTGTTGACTGAAGGCTGCTTCCCTTTCCACAAATAAACAGGATAACAGATTGAAAAGACGAGCCGAAAGACCTCGCTTTCGGTATCATTCAAGCAATAATACAGCTTTCAATTTGAAGATTCATGGCTCTCACCTGATCACCCATTGGAGTTAGCAGTCGAATGAGAACGCTGCGTAAAAAGGAAAACCATCTACAAGCTCCAACTTGATCTATGAACTTGAATCCAAAGAGGCTATAGGGGAGAAATCAAAATAGCGAGTAATGTTCAAAACGATGAGGACAGAAGTGGATACTTTTTTACATGCAACAAACAACACGGATATGTATAGAAATCGAAACAATTTAGGAGTAGCTCAGACAATTTCCAAACTAATGCATTAATTGCAATCTAGTATGGCAGAGTTTGACATCAGTTCTGGTGCATTCAAGTCAGGAAGACAACATCAACTACTTAGGTTGCTATTGAGGATATCTGTCAGAAGCATAAAACTTGATAGAACCAACTACTTTAAGTAGATGTGGGGAGGATTCCTTACACAGTTCCACACACAACAAGCAATCTCAGCTTGTTCACCACTATATGGAAGACAAAGCTCAATATAGCATTATGAATGTATAGAAATcagtctgaaaaaaaaaaaaaaacaactccgATAAATACCATGTTACAATTATAACAGAGTTTATTCAAAGAACTAAGCAAGGCATTCACATGTAAGAAGCATACAATAAATATTTTCCAGAACACATCAAACACCATGAAGAGATGTAATTAGGTATAAACTAGACATGGAGAAAGATAACTAATCTAGTTTATCGTCAACACAAACATAAACAATCTGGAAAATAAGAATGAAAGAGATTTTTGGTCTAATACTGTAAGGAATAATTTTTGATGATGGTTGGAATAGAGAGTGGTTACACTTGAATGAAGATTGACAAAAGATTTGGTCATGCAGACTTCTAGAACGGAGTAATCAAGTGCATTCACTTGCATAATAAAAAGGAAACTAATGAGGCAAATCTTGTCACAAACGAAGAGCAAGAGAGGGGTATGAACATTGTGATGAATTCAATCAATTGTCACATCTATCTGCGAATCTATTTGCATTAGGAATATGTGTAGTGTGATGGATTCAATCAATTATGTATATCTATCTCTGAACCTATTTGCATAGGCTATCGTAACTGTTAAACAAATTTCCATAAGCAATATGGATTTTGCTTATTATAAGTGTTAGACACCTAAATCTTGTaccttttatttttaattatgtggCAGATTTAGTATATAATTACGAACTacttaaaattataaattgtatTTCTATTGTATGATTAATTTAAATATGTGCCGTATATCAGATATGCACTGTGGCGAACTAAAATTTGTTtgtgtttaagaaaaaaaatgaaaaatagacAAATAGATAGTTAAAAGACATAGCCAACATAAATTAGCTGACACTGCAAGTTTGAGAACTTCAGATCTTTGATGCCAGGTCTAAGTTTGTAAGATGATCATTTCATATTTGATTTCAGCAGGCAATAATACATTAAGGATAATGAATTTACATAAGTGGAGCTATCACAATCGTGCATACAAATGCATCTGAAACACCAATGTCAGCTTAAGAGTacgaaaactaaaaaaaaacatattttcaTTGCCTACACAAAGTGAGCTTCCATTTAGGAGTTGGTATAATTGTTTCAATTGCTAAGAAAATTAGAATGTACATATTTTGGCCAAAAGAATAAACCGGAATATCACCAGCTCCAATTCTCTGATGGTATCTTGTTTCTAAGATCAACTGCAACTCCCATACATCATAGGATAAATCTGAAACATAGCACCGTAAGATTCCAAATTAGAATGTTATCCACACTGCAAAGTTAAGAGACAAAGAATCAGAGGTTACCATATCCAACCATCTGGACAGAACTGACATTAACTTGATCTCCAACAATCAAGCCCAGAAATATTTTGCCTGCCTGAGAGATCATGGTGAAAATCTTGGCCTGGAGAAATAAAAAGACACCAATCAATCAAAACAAGGTAAATAACTTTTAGATGTAGGAAGCATTCTCCCAGCAATTTATGACAACCTTGAACTGCAACTGCCGATTGAATAGAATTTTGTAGTGGGAACCGAAACCCCATAGAATTAGAAGATGGCCATTCTGCATCAGACCTAGGAAATCCTATccaaaaaataattcataaattaaacataaaaatctAAACTCATTTTCTTCCTCTGATGTACAATATCAGTAATCATGTTGATTAAGAGAAACTTACAACCACATACCATCCTGCAAAATAGGAGCCCCTGAACatgagggccttggagtagataCCATTGCAGAATGCTGATTATCTGGACTAAAACCACCAGTATGCACTCTCCTAGGTTCATCAGCCAAATATGGTCTCTGACTACTAGGAACAGATGACATTGGGTAAGGATTGTGTAGCTGCTGCACTGGTTGATTCATGCGAATAGCATGTGAAAAATGGTCAGAATGCATTTGTGCTGTTACAAGAGGAAAATTTGAGGGTGCCCGTGGAGGAAGTGGATGGTAAGGTCCCTGGTGGAAAGGTGCATTGCTTTGTTGAAAATGTTGAATGGGATAGGAATTCTGAGGAGCTACATACAATTCATTTTGTCCATACTCAAAAGGTCTAGAGGAAGTGAAGGTATTTATAAATTGTGTGCTTCTCATTccatttgtcataaagttaggttgctGCTGTGATACCACTTCAATGCTTAAAGGAGCATCCTGCCCTCTTAATGTCATATTACCATGCACATGGGCCATCTCATTGGCCTGTTAAAAGATGGAAAAAGTCAAATGCATAGTCAACTTAGAGCATTACAGAAGAAAGCATTAAAAGGCTTACATTTGATACTCTGAATTTTTCCTGCATCTGTGAATTAAGCATGGAAAATGAGTAAGATGATGATAAAGGTGGAACTGGAATAGAAGGCATAAATGTATGTCCAGGTGGATGCAGAGGcggtggaggaggaggtggtggggTTGAGGGTGATGATGGTAGAGGTGGAGGCAGTGGTGGGGGCGAAGGTGGCAAAGGTGGAGGAGGATCCGCTGGAGGTGGTGGAGGATCCACTGGAGGTGGAGGAACAGGAGGTAGAGGTGGAAGCTCACTTGGGTTGGTCAATTTCGGTTCCAATGATCCGCTAAAATCAGAATTGTTTCTAGTTATGCCCTTATCTTCCTTGGGCAAAATAGCATCTTTCATTTCAAGTTCACCATTCACAGCCTTTTCTATCGGATGGAGCTTAGGCATGACTGCACAAGTATCCAGCTCTTTTAAACTACTAGTAGCTTCCACTGACATTTTAACTGCAGAATTTCTAAACAGGTTGATAGGAGAATCTTCCTCATCTTGAAAAATATGACATGAAAATAGTCCAGTCAACTGAAATGTAGCATTGCTGAAATTAAGAACAAATACAATTTCCTGAGAACCGGTTGTGTGAGTGTCAAATAAAAAAAACTGGGAtagtaaaaaaaacaaagatgAGCACGTTCGTAAAAGAATACTCATAAAACTGATTCAGCTTCCAAAATCTTAAGCATGCCACTTTATCTAGAACAAGCAAAAAAGGAATGGCGAACTCAAAGTACAGCATAGATTGATGAGATATATGAATAGGCTGCCTATACTTGAACTTCAGTGaaggccaaaaaaaaaaaaaagattcattTTGAGTGGTTAGCAAAAGTACACAGTTAACCAAAAGATAACAACCATTAGGACTACAATTGTCAAATCAAATGTCATGATTGCCGACAGCATTGCGCTGGAAAATTACTAGTTACAGTGGCCAAGATGATCATTGTATTGTGTTGGGAGCTTGACGTTCGGCGGGGGggttcctataatgttagtgcacaacgGACATACAaaaacaaatctaacaaatagaaTGTTAAACCTAGAGGtaataaccaagacaatcaaacctctaacacgtttatgtaacgtggttcggagatcacttactcctactccacggctgtccgtaagtggatgactcctcggaaaacctccggctagctcaagctccttgtcggtagagaaacctcgccacaaacacttgaatacaagcataccgatcacacgagggcttgggagactctaataggctttaaccaagtctatttcgtcaaccttaaccaaactttcaatgcttggttataaaggtcacgagttggaaaaccccgtctaccagtcgactgccctctgtgaaattcgaccgttacaacccaacggctcgataccaatcgactgatacttccatcagtcgactgctctacactaaccgaacgaacagaagcattctgttcgctcccagtcgattgcccaaccctaatcctaggatttaactcccgagtacattcactcagcactcgtcctcacccgaccaacctagacctaaccttctagcctcctccatcaaccttgcgtccctcggatgcctccccatccttcacatcttgccttctagagcttccatcggccttgtgattgttgtcgggtcttcttttgtcaagaggtcgcgcctccgggacttcatcaaTTGCCaagacacacttggacttacgttgccaagactacatggttggacttacaccgccaagactcatccttgaactttcctcctttgccaagatcacccttggactttccttgttgtacatgtatcctgcacactcacaatgcatatcaaatacaacaataaacctaacttaaacctttgcccaaacatcaaaacctagggtatccAAATTGCTCCAACATATTGTTCAAAAATGATGTCTTGAATTCTTAATTGAAAGCTTATTCACTAGATTGTAAGATTATAATTTTCGAGTACTAATTGCCCTATCACCCTTAATAACCTACAATAATGAAAAAGTTGTTTACTAGATTATGAGATTATAAACTTTCAAGCACCAAGTACCCTATCACCCTTATAACCAACAATAAGCACAATTCTAATTGTTATAAACTCAACATGCGACTTCAAAAGAGaactaaaattttagaaaataaatttcccATAGGTCAACCACAATGAACATAAATTTTCACATTAACCATAAGAAAAAACCATGCAAATATACTATATTTTTAAATTAGCAAACTGAAACTATAGCATCatcaaaaaataattattataatatggtaacagcataaataaaaccAATTAATGATATAATAGTACCATTGAAGACCTAGATCATGGGAAAGCTAAACTTGCATCAATTCACACCAAATTTTGTCAAATCCCAGACTGAAGGAAACCAAATACTCTCATGATTACAAAAAAATACTCTCATACCAGAAAATCCCATGGGATATAAAGCAATATTAGATtaatgaagaaataaaaggcAAATCAGTCAGTTCTGAAGTAATAATAATCGAGCTAAAATGAACAGCTATAACAAAGTCGTAAAGATTGGCTAGGCCAGATCTAGGTATCAAAATATGAACATGGTGAGTCTTTCAGATTTTTTGTGTCCAAACAGGCACAATCAGAAAGAAATATGGTACAAGTTATGACCTCTATCAGATTGCTCATAGATAAACTTTGATAATCCAATCATGATAATTTTGTTTTCTAACCATAATGAGATAAGAATAGTTGAGTTAACAAAATAACATCTAGCAAGCCCCTTCAACTCTGATAGGGCACTGAATTGCAGAAACATAGTACACTTATGGATGATGATCGTGGAAATGAACTGCAGGATGCTAGAACACCAATGATGTTCCAAAAGTTCAGTTCTACTGATTTGTGATTTAAACAGTCAATGCACATAGTTTTTCATAATGTCAATTGCCAAAAATAGATCATTCTTAGTTATGAACAGTTAACACCAAAATTAGATAATTCTAGCATGTTCCTTCAACTATGATAGGCCACTGAAACACCATGATGATGTTCCAAAATTTCAGTTCTGATTTGAGAATTGAACAGTCAATATGCATAGTCTTGCATAATGTCAATTGCCAAAAGATAGGCCGTTCTTAGTTATGAACAATTAACACCAAAATTAGACAGTTGGTGCCCAGAAAAAGGATGCACCTAATATTGAATCATAGAATAACCAGAAAGAATATAAGCAGAGCATGACCCTAAAACAGGGCATGCAATGCCTACCAAACcaatatcaaatattaaaaacCCAGTGGCATATACCTTCCATATTCATCAACCTGCATGCCTTCCATTTCTCTTATTGGATCATCCACAGACCTATCAGCTTGAGATCGATGCCTCAGAAAAACACCAGAACTTATGTCATCACTGGGAACATCAATCTCATCAATATATCGCCTAAGAAAAGAATCTGGCATAATTTTCCTCTGAATCCATAGCCTCAGTACCTGAAAAAATTGATTTATGACGCAAGATAAGCATACAATCAAATCATTAACATAGAAGCAAAAAAATTACCTTAACACACTGGCGACGGTTCTCACAAGCACTAGCACCTGATGGAGCAGCAGCAGTCAAGAGACGTGGTAATGATGCCTGTACACTGGGAATATATGATGACCCAGCAATCCCTGTGTTATTTAATGATCACCAATACACCAAATTTAAGTGAAATTCTAGAATAAGTAACAAATATAAAGGCATATGACATGACAAAGAACCCATATGACAAAATTCTTCAAAACAGTTCTAGTCACAGCAGCACCTGATTGCATGTTCTATTTATTTGACCTAACCTACGAGCATTATGGAAAATATGTTCACTGTGTTTTAACCAAAAGCATGTCAAACTCCCCAGTAGTGCAACAAATATGCAAGCACACCTTTCTGTGTGTGTGAACACTGAGTGATAGAGTCGACTAGGAAGAGAAGATCCACTCTACGGTGAAAATTAGGTTCATTCTCCAACTTTTGGATAAGTAATTCCACAATCTGCAGTAAAACATGTTGATCAAAAAAGGAAACTGAAAGAAACACTTGATCTTTTGGCAAGACTAAGCAGGTATAGGAAAAGAGGAACTTCCCTTGAGATGCAGCACATCACCATATTGTCCAAAACTACTAATAGATACAACAACAAAAAGGGGGGTGGGGGTGGATATAGCCACATAGGTAGGTTGGTAAAGCAAGAAAAAGGCACAAGCTGGATATCATATGCTACAATTTTCAAGTTGTCTCACCTCACTAGCAATGCCAAATTTGGCACAATCAATTGCAAGTCGAGTTGCACGTCCAATACTATCCTTTGTACGTGAAAGAGTCTCTATCATACCCTCAAAAGCATCACGAGCGACAGCAGCTTCAATGCCACAACTTAGTGAACCCTCTGGTCTGTATTCAGGACTAATCCTGTGTTCATATTCTTCATGATCAATTTTGTTTGTCTGAGAAGGTTCATGAGGCGTATTTCCATGGACAGATGGAGAATCAAGAATAGAAGTGTAATCTCCTTTCATATCCTGGTGAGACAAATTTATTGATGTATAGGGAATCATTTCAGCAGGACTTGGACTTTTTCCATGGATCAAGTTTGGAGTTGATAATATAGTAGGAATAGAATTTTCTGAGTGTTGGCACTGTAATTGTGCTTCCTTCCTTTTAGCTTGGGCAACTGCAATAAGGTGTCTCATTGATTTACTGGGGTCAGAAAAAAGAGTCTCATTTAGGGTTGACACTTTCTCAGTCTTATTCTTTCCTGACCTGTGTTGATGCAAGCAATCAGCAAAAATATAAGCCTGAACACAATTTGAAATAATAGCTCAATAACTAAATACCTGTTCTCTCCTAAATCAACCTTTTCAGGGTTCTTATGAGAGATATATCTGTTGTCATGCATGCTATCAGTAAGTACAGTATTGTGGATATTAGATTTGGACAGTGTCTTAACTCTGACAGACTTATTCGATGCTGTATTTTTTTCTGGCACTGAATGACTATGAGATAAGTTCAAGCTATGAGATCGGCAATTTGAGAGTTTAGATGGTGTTACGGGGAGTTTTTTCCTTGAAGAACTCAAAGGTCTTACATGTGGCTTAGCAGATGTTTGTTTTGTTGATTTTGATTCATAATCAAGATTGGTAGTTGCATCAGGTGAAAGAATGAGTGGCCTAGAATTGCCAAAAGTAGATCTCTTGTATTCTTGCTTCATTGGACTTTGAGAAATCTGAGGACTTTCAGATATTTCTGCTTTCTTCTCACTTGTGCCCGTTGTCCCAAATGGTAAGGTCATGCCATCTGGAGACTTCTCATCCCTGGTTGAACCAGTCTTCTCAGTCATACAGTTATTGGATGGAGAATCTTTGTTAGTTCCTATCACTAAGTGAGGTTTCTCTTCTGAGATGCCTGAATCTGCTAAAACCAGATTGCCAGAAGATACATTAAGAATTGGTGTCCTAATCACTTCCAATTCCTCAGCATCAACCAATCTACGTGATCTTCGTTTGTATTGAATATATGTACCAAATTGTCTATCACAGTCCTTCGTAAAGCAAGATTCTGTTTTAACTTTAGTTGCAGTAGTTTTAGTAGCAGAATCTGCCACTTCACCAGTGTCCTCAGTGTGTTTAACCGTTGGAAGGAGAGACCCATTACTTGTTGCTGATGTTAACTGATTTTCACTTCTTAAGGGGATTCCTGATTTCTTTGAGTTTTCAATTTTACCATATTTATCTTTAACATCAATCTGACAATCCTCTTGTACCGTTTTTGCTATTTTAGCTGGGCGTGCATCCTTGCTTGCCTCCAATTTATGCCTTTTATTTCTGTCCTTCAAATTCTTCTTTACTTTAACAGAAGACATTGAGCCCTCATTGGCATATTCATGGGAAGTGTCAATTGTTTCTTTGCATGAAACATTATGCATTTTTCCTTTTTCAAGAAAATGTTCCTTGGAATTCTTTAACATCTTTCCAATTTTGGAGTCACTACATTTTGTAATATTTCCAGATGGTTCTCTATTAGAATCACAAGAAGCAACCTTTCTGTTTCTTCCTCCGGGAAGCTTATTTACCTTGCCATTAAAACCCTTCAACTTTTTTGCTAAAGCTGCACCTGTGTCTATCCTGGAAACATTGTCCTTATTTTGCTCTGGCTCAGTATCCCACTTTGTTGTTTGTTGACCAATTTCTTCAACTTTCAGAGCATTATTTGCATCTTCCTCCTCATGATCACTTTCACCTTTAAGATCACTGCAAATCTGAAGTCCACCAGCAGCTAAGCCTTGTGGAACCACCTCTTCAATTTGCAGTTTAGGTGACATAATCATATCATCATTCATAATATCATCAGGATTAATAGTCACCAATTTCTCCTTGTCAGGAGAAACAGAGAAGGATGATCTAGAAACAACTTTCTTCTTCATTGCATCCTGAGCACAGACTTCTTCAGCATTCAAAGCATGACTCACAACTTTCTCCTGATGATCCTTATCACCTATCAACTCGCCACAATTATCAAGTCCTCCAGCAGCTGAGACTTCTAATAGTAGCGTTTCAACTTCCAGTTTAGGCAATGTAGCTATGTCAGTGTTCTTACTATCATCAAGATTAGTACTTGTTATTTCCTTCAAAGTATTACTTGCATCTTTCTCCAGATGTTCCTTTTTAGCTATGGAATCGCCACAATTATCATGTCTGTTAGCAACTGAGCCTTCTGATAGCAGCTTTTCAACTTCCAGTTTAGGTAATGTAGCCACTTCAGAGTTCTTGCTATCATCAGAATTAGTACTCacagatttcttcttcttgcaagAAGAGGCATAGAAAGACGATTTAGAAACTAAAACTTTCTTTTTCATTGCAACCCTACTAGCATTTTCTTGCACATTGAAAGCATTACTTGTATCTTTCTCTTGGTATGTGCTTTCAGTTCTGAAATCACTGCAATCATTAAGTCCACTAGCAACTGAGGCTTCTTGAAGTGGCGCTTTAATTTCCAATTTGGATATCATCTCTTTATTACCATCATCAGGACAAGTGGTCATTAATTTCTCCTTGCCTGAAGAATGGTAAAAAATTGGCTTGGAAACTACAACTTTCCTTCTGGGGGAACTCTGGTGGTCATTATTTGAACTCTTTTTGTTTTTCAAGTTATACTCAGCACCATCTAAATCACTCGAAGATTGATCTGAAGACACATTTACATCTTGGATCTTCAAATTAGCATTTGTGCATTGCATCTCAAGGATTGCGTATGTCCCATTATGTTCAACTGGAGGCTTGTCATCTGCAAAATCAGTAATTAAGAAAGATGCAGCAGCGGCTGCAGTACTAGCACTGGAGATGTCAACTTCCAGCACAGATTCTGCTGATTGCTTCTTGTTCAGCTTTTCAAAAGCCTCACAAATCTGCTCAACAGCACTAGCAAAGTATTTTACTGTTTTACCCTGGCAACGAGCTACCAACTTACTCTTTGACTCATCAGTAAAAACCTGAATGTCAGCTGGTACGACAAAAGCACTGCAAAATGATATTCAAATAGTGATTGACCATAGCATCAGCACAACATATCAATCATATAAGTTCAGTGGCTGGAAAAATATTAACAAATACAATCACACAAAATATGACTTCCATATAAAATAGTGTAGAGGTCAAACCACATCAAATTTCAATAAGGTAAAGAaagaaatttcaaaataaatagtGTGC
This window contains:
- the LOC122033565 gene encoding ENHANCER OF AG-4 protein 2-like; translated protein: MAPGRRKDSNRVTAVGQLNLGDLVLAKVKGYPAWPAKISRPEDFDQSPDPRKYFVQFFGTTEVAFVVPADIQVFTDESKSKLVARCQGKTVKYFASAVEQICEAFEKLNKKQSAESVLEVDISSASTAAAAASFLITDFADDKPPVEHNGTYAILEMQCTNANLKIQDVNVSSDQSSSDLDGAEYNLKNKKSSNNDHQSSPRRKVVVSKPIFYHSSGKEKLMTTCPDDGNKEMISKLEIKAPLQEASVASGLNDCSDFRTESTYQEKDTSNAFNVQENASRVAMKKKVLVSKSSFYASSCKKKKSVSTNSDDSKNSEVATLPKLEVEKLLSEGSVANRHDNCGDSIAKKEHLEKDASNTLKEITSTNLDDSKNTDIATLPKLEVETLLLEVSAAGGLDNCGELIGDKDHQEKVVSHALNAEEVCAQDAMKKKVVSRSSFSVSPDKEKLVTINPDDIMNDDMIMSPKLQIEEVVPQGLAAGGLQICSDLKGESDHEEEDANNALKVEEIGQQTTKWDTEPEQNKDNVSRIDTGAALAKKLKGFNGKVNKLPGGRNRKVASCDSNREPSGNITKCSDSKIGKMLKNSKEHFLEKGKMHNVSCKETIDTSHEYANEGSMSSVKVKKNLKDRNKRHKLEASKDARPAKIAKTVQEDCQIDVKDKYGKIENSKKSGIPLRSENQLTSATSNGSLLPTVKHTEDTGEVADSATKTTATKVKTESCFTKDCDRQFGTYIQYKRRSRRLVDAEELEVIRTPILNVSSGNLVLADSGISEEKPHLVIGTNKDSPSNNCMTEKTGSTRDEKSPDGMTLPFGTTGTSEKKAEISESPQISQSPMKQEYKRSTFGNSRPLILSPDATTNLDYESKSTKQTSAKPHVRPLSSSRKKLPVTPSKLSNCRSHSLNLSHSHSVPEKNTASNKSVRVKTLSKSNIHNTVLTDSMHDNRYISHKNPEKVDLGENRSGKNKTEKVSTLNETLFSDPSKSMRHLIAVAQAKRKEAQLQCQHSENSIPTILSTPNLIHGKSPSPAEMIPYTSINLSHQDMKGDYTSILDSPSVHGNTPHEPSQTNKIDHEEYEHRISPEYRPEGSLSCGIEAAVARDAFEGMIETLSRTKDSIGRATRLAIDCAKFGIASEIVELLIQKLENEPNFHRRVDLLFLVDSITQCSHTQKGIAGSSYIPSVQASLPRLLTAAAPSGASACENRRQCVKVLRLWIQRKIMPDSFLRRYIDEIDVPSDDISSGVFLRHRSQADRSVDDPIREMEGMQVDEYGSNATFQLTGLFSCHIFQDEEDSPINLFRNSAVKMSVEATSSLKELDTCAVMPKLHPIEKAVNGELEMKDAILPKEDKGITRNNSDFSGSLEPKLTNPSELPPLPPVPPPPVDPPPPPADPPPPLPPSPPPLPPPLPSSPSTPPPPPPPPLHPPGHTFMPSIPVPPLSSSYSFSMLNSQMQEKFRVSNANEMAHVHGNMTLRGQDAPLSIEVVSQQQPNFMTNGMRSTQFINTFTSSRPFEYGQNELYVAPQNSYPIQHFQQSNAPFHQGPYHPLPPRAPSNFPLVTAQMHSDHFSHAIRMNQPVQQLHNPYPMSSVPSSQRPYLADEPRRVHTGGFSPDNQHSAMVSTPRPSCSGAPILQDGFPRSDAEWPSSNSMGFRFPLQNSIQSAVAVQGQDFHHDLSGRQNISGLDCWRSS